A window of the Lepisosteus oculatus isolate fLepOcu1 chromosome 14, fLepOcu1.hap2, whole genome shotgun sequence genome harbors these coding sequences:
- the LOC138243281 gene encoding uncharacterized protein isoform X1: MPFWVLLIWGSLWFSSAVDSPLKMSEFQTKGSLTLCYGHPLKLPLPPGSQEVEIRTAGLNATLRLARLRPGCGFEVWDGRLLRRSLTWADAGLYTVWARDDRGLRTTRVEVKGCTVNVTLQPGANLSVPLYAATEVEVLFEPVGEGNVTSVYAMERGQAVCHQQYRRRILVDDETLTLAGVTRADQGEYRVKDTRTNFVLSRVIVTVQGPTCLSVFPEESPAPERGPADRRQHLGVLLLFFPPPVLLGAFYVTKTLRNGRRRAQGGELRNSTGEGSFPQGRPSL, from the exons ATGCCGTTTTGGGTCCTTTTAATCTGGGGCAGTTTGTGGTTTTCGTCCGCCGTCGACTCGCCGCTCAAGATGTCCGAGTTCCAGACAAAGG GCAGTCTGACGCTGTGCTACGGCCACCCCCTGAAGCTCCCCTTACCCCCCGGCAGCCAGGAGGTCGAGATCAGAACGGCGGGCCTCAACGCCACCCTCCGCCTGGCCAGGCTGCGGCCGGGCTGCGGGTTCGAAGTGTGGGACGGGAGGCTGCTGAGACGCAGCTTGACGTGGGCGGACGCCGGGCTGTACACGGTCTGGGCGCGGGACGACCGGGGTTTGAGGACCACGCGGGTGGAAGTCAAGG GTTGTACGGTCAacgtcaccctgcagcctggcGCCAACCTGTCTGTCCCCCTCTACGCCGCCACGgaggtggaggtgctgtttgagcCCGTGGGGGAGGGGAACGTGACCTCCGTTTACGCGATGGAGAGAGGGCAGGCTGTCTGTCACCAGCAGTACCGTCGGCGCATCCTGGTCGATGACGAGACCCTGACTCTGGCGGGGGTGACCCGAGCTGACCAGGGCGAATACAGAGTGAAAGACACACGGACCAACTTCGTCCTGAGCCGCGTCATAGTCACCGTCCAAG GCCCGACCTGTCTCTCCGTCTTTCCAGAAGAGTCTCCGGCGCCTGAGCGTGGACCAGCCGATCGGCGCCAGCACCTAGGGGTCCTTCTGCTATTTTTCCCACCACCCGTGCTCCTGGGCGCCTTCTACGTAACGAAGACGCTGCGAAACGGCAGACGGCGGGCGCAAGGTGGCGAACTCCGCAATTCCACTGGAGAGGGCTCGTTTCCACAGGGCAGGCCCAGTCTCTGA
- the LOC138243281 gene encoding uncharacterized protein isoform X3 — translation MPFWVLLIWGSLWFSSAVDSPLKMSEFQTKGSLTLCYGHPLKLPLPPGSQEVEIRTAGLNATLRLARLRPGCGFEVWDGRLLRRSLTWADAGLYTVWARDDRGLRTTRVEVKGCTVNVTLQPGANLSVPLYAATEVEVLFEPVGEGNVTSVYAMERGQAVCHQQYRRRILVDDETLTLAGVTRADQGEYRVKDTRTNFVLSRVIVTVQEESPAPERGPADRRQHLGVLLLFFPPPVLLGAFYVTKTLRNGRRRAQGGELRNSTGEGSFPQGRPSL, via the exons ATGCCGTTTTGGGTCCTTTTAATCTGGGGCAGTTTGTGGTTTTCGTCCGCCGTCGACTCGCCGCTCAAGATGTCCGAGTTCCAGACAAAGG GCAGTCTGACGCTGTGCTACGGCCACCCCCTGAAGCTCCCCTTACCCCCCGGCAGCCAGGAGGTCGAGATCAGAACGGCGGGCCTCAACGCCACCCTCCGCCTGGCCAGGCTGCGGCCGGGCTGCGGGTTCGAAGTGTGGGACGGGAGGCTGCTGAGACGCAGCTTGACGTGGGCGGACGCCGGGCTGTACACGGTCTGGGCGCGGGACGACCGGGGTTTGAGGACCACGCGGGTGGAAGTCAAGG GTTGTACGGTCAacgtcaccctgcagcctggcGCCAACCTGTCTGTCCCCCTCTACGCCGCCACGgaggtggaggtgctgtttgagcCCGTGGGGGAGGGGAACGTGACCTCCGTTTACGCGATGGAGAGAGGGCAGGCTGTCTGTCACCAGCAGTACCGTCGGCGCATCCTGGTCGATGACGAGACCCTGACTCTGGCGGGGGTGACCCGAGCTGACCAGGGCGAATACAGAGTGAAAGACACACGGACCAACTTCGTCCTGAGCCGCGTCATAGTCACCGTCCAAG AAGAGTCTCCGGCGCCTGAGCGTGGACCAGCCGATCGGCGCCAGCACCTAGGGGTCCTTCTGCTATTTTTCCCACCACCCGTGCTCCTGGGCGCCTTCTACGTAACGAAGACGCTGCGAAACGGCAGACGGCGGGCGCAAGGTGGCGAACTCCGCAATTCCACTGGAGAGGGCTCGTTTCCACAGGGCAGGCCCAGTCTCTGA
- the LOC138243281 gene encoding uncharacterized protein isoform X2: MSVNTQIRNRSEYSPDSGTGPFTGSLTLCYGHPLKLPLPPGSQEVEIRTAGLNATLRLARLRPGCGFEVWDGRLLRRSLTWADAGLYTVWARDDRGLRTTRVEVKGCTVNVTLQPGANLSVPLYAATEVEVLFEPVGEGNVTSVYAMERGQAVCHQQYRRRILVDDETLTLAGVTRADQGEYRVKDTRTNFVLSRVIVTVQGPTCLSVFPEESPAPERGPADRRQHLGVLLLFFPPPVLLGAFYVTKTLRNGRRRAQGGELRNSTGEGSFPQGRPSL, from the exons GCAGTCTGACGCTGTGCTACGGCCACCCCCTGAAGCTCCCCTTACCCCCCGGCAGCCAGGAGGTCGAGATCAGAACGGCGGGCCTCAACGCCACCCTCCGCCTGGCCAGGCTGCGGCCGGGCTGCGGGTTCGAAGTGTGGGACGGGAGGCTGCTGAGACGCAGCTTGACGTGGGCGGACGCCGGGCTGTACACGGTCTGGGCGCGGGACGACCGGGGTTTGAGGACCACGCGGGTGGAAGTCAAGG GTTGTACGGTCAacgtcaccctgcagcctggcGCCAACCTGTCTGTCCCCCTCTACGCCGCCACGgaggtggaggtgctgtttgagcCCGTGGGGGAGGGGAACGTGACCTCCGTTTACGCGATGGAGAGAGGGCAGGCTGTCTGTCACCAGCAGTACCGTCGGCGCATCCTGGTCGATGACGAGACCCTGACTCTGGCGGGGGTGACCCGAGCTGACCAGGGCGAATACAGAGTGAAAGACACACGGACCAACTTCGTCCTGAGCCGCGTCATAGTCACCGTCCAAG GCCCGACCTGTCTCTCCGTCTTTCCAGAAGAGTCTCCGGCGCCTGAGCGTGGACCAGCCGATCGGCGCCAGCACCTAGGGGTCCTTCTGCTATTTTTCCCACCACCCGTGCTCCTGGGCGCCTTCTACGTAACGAAGACGCTGCGAAACGGCAGACGGCGGGCGCAAGGTGGCGAACTCCGCAATTCCACTGGAGAGGGCTCGTTTCCACAGGGCAGGCCCAGTCTCTGA